The Streptomyces sp. NBC_00597 DNA segment GTCGTTCACGTGGTGTCCTCTCGTGACGGTCGTTCTGTGCCGGCCTGCGCGGAGCCCGTCCGCGCCTGCGCCGCCTCGACGAGCGCCGCCTCGACGAGCGCCAGGACGTCCTCGCGCCCCAGCCCCGCGTCGTGCGCCCGCGTCATCCACGCGACGAGGTCGCCGCGCAGTGGCGAATCGGCCGCGGCCTCGGGGCGGGAGAGCGAGCGGGTGACGAACGTGCCCTGACCCGGGCGTGGTTCGACGAGCCCCTCGCGCTCCAGCTCGCGGTAGGCCTTCAGCACGGTGTTGGGGTTGATGGCGGTGGCCTCCACCACGGCCCTGGCGGTCGGCAGCCGGTCCCCCGGTTCCAGTACGCCCAGCCTGAGCGCCTGTTTGACCTGGTTGACGAGCTGCAGGTACGTGGCGACACCGCTGTGCCGGTCCACCTGAAACTCGATCATGCGTCTGCCTCATTCCACTAATGCCTTAGTGGAATGATGCAGGGAAGGGTTACGGTCCGTCAAATCACTGGCCCGCGACTCGGTGTGGTTGGATCTCCGGACGTCGAAATCCCGTCACCGAGAGCACGGGAAGCAAGGAACGGGGAACATGCGCAAGACGGTTACCGGAGCGGCCCTGCTCGTCGCGGCGGCGCTGCTGACGGGGTGCGGAAGCGACAGCGGGAACGGGGACGGGAAGGCGAAGGCCTCGCCGAGCGCCGACAGCGCGAAGCCGTCGGCCGCGCAGAGCCCCTCGGCCTCGGCCGGCGCCGCCGGCGGAGTGAAGGGCGGGGCGACGCACGAGGTGACCCTGGAGGTCGAGGGCCAGGGCCGGACGCAGGTCATGTACCACGCCGACAGCACCGGGTTCGAGGAGCAGACCCTGCCGTGGAAGAAGACGGAGACGATCGAACTCACCGGCGCGGAGCAGAAGGTGGGCTACCTGGTGAACGTCCTCCCGGGTTCGGTGAAGGCCGCCGACGGCTCGCTCAAGCAGGCCCCGTGCACCATCACGGTGGACGGCAAGAAGGTCGCCGACAACGAGGGCGGCAAGAACCCTAAGGGCTGCTCCTTCCTGGTCAAGTAGCCCGCAGCCGGGCCGGGAGCCGGGGCGGGGTGCGTCGGCCCGGCCGCGGCGGCCGGGCGGCCGCGGCCGTCAGTGCGCGGATCCGGTCGGTGAAGTCCGGGTCCGGCAGGGGGAGTTCAAGGTCGTCGTCGACGTAGCTGACGGCGGCGGAGACGTACTCCATGACGGCTTTGACGGTGCCGGAGCCGCGCCTGGCCCCGGTCCCGCCGGGCCGCAGCGCCCGCAGGACGCGCAGGGTGGTGGGCAGGCTCGCATCGGCGGCGAGGTCCCGGGCGGCGCCCTCGAAGACCACCGTGGCCACGTCGGGCACGTCAGCCACGTCAGCCGCATCCGGGGTGTCCGGCTCGTCCAGTGCGTCCGCCTCGTGCCGGGGGGCGGGCGGCGCGCTCTGGCTCCGCCACCAGACGGCTTCGTGGTTCTCCCCCAGGGCGAGGTGGTGCAGGTACAGGCAGTACGAGGCGATCGAGTCCCCTGCGCCGGCGGCGTACTGCCACCAGAAGCGGGCCGAGTCCTCCGCGTCGGTCAGCAGCAGGATGCAACCGAGGACGCGGGCCCCCGAGGGCTGGGGCAGCTTGTGGGTGAGGAAGTCGCCCAGCCCGACGACGGCGGTGCGCGTGACGGCCGTCTCGCACAGGGCCTGGAGGTCGCGAGCGGCTCCCCGCCTGTCCCTCTGCGGTTCGCCGGCCGCCGCACCGGGCCCCCGTGCGCCCTGTGGGTGGGGTGCGCCGCCGGTGTCGGCGATGTCGGCGGGCGCGTACGGGGCGGTGTGGAGCCGGGCGCGGGCCAGCAGCTGGTCAATGGTCGAGGTCACCGGAGACCCCCTCCTCGGTGGTGCCGTGCGGGTACAGGGCGGCGTGCAGGTTGCGCTTGGCGTGCCGTGCGGTGGACCGTACGGAGGCGAGGGAGACGCCCAGTTCGTCCGCCGCCCGGGTGTCCTCCATTCCGCACAGGTACAGCAGGACCACGACGTCGCGCTGCACGGGCGCGAGCCCCCCGACGGCCCGGAACAGGGCCATGGACTCCTCGACCTGGCGCACAGGGTCAGGGGCGAGGTCAAGGGCGACCGTGTCGAAGGCCGCCTCGACGAGGGAGGGGCGGCCGTTCTCCTTCGGGGCGCGTTCGAGCACGGTCTGGCGCAGCATCGGCCAGGCGAAGCGCTCGGGGTTCTCACTGGCGAGGGCGTCGTGCCACAGCATCAGCAGCAGCGTGAAGACGTCGTCGACCGCCTTCTTCGAGAGGCCGGGGCGGCGCAGGAACGCCGAGGCGTAGCGGGTGTAGTGCGGGCGGTGCATCTGCTGGAAGGCCAGGAAGTCCAGCGGGACCGAGGCGGTCGCGGTGCGGTGGCGGGCGCCGCCCTCGTGGAGGCAGTCCTTGATCCACGAGGTGCGCTTGCCGACGTCCCGGGCCGCGAGCACCCAGCGCAGCCGCATCGCGTCGTAGGGCAGGCCGGGCCGGTCCAGCGCGAGGAGCACGGTACGGACGAAGACCCAGCGGGGGTAGCGGCCGACGGCCCGCAGCAACTCGGAGATGTGTCCTTTGGGGCGGCCGGTGCGCGCCTGGAGCTCGTCCAGGGTCACTCCCCTTCCGTGCACGGCGTCGCGCAGCGGCTCCAGCCAGGCGCGGTGCGCCGGCCCGGTGCCTTCGGCGATGGGTCCCAACCGGCGGCCCGCTTTGCCGCTGCGGCCCTGCGGGACGTCCTGTGGTGCCGAGTGGAGGTTCATCCCCGCGGCTCCTCGTCCCGGTCGGGCACCTGAGCGGTGGACCGCTCCCGGCGGCTCTCGGCCACCCCGGTGCCCGCCTGCACGATCTGCTGCACGCCCAGCGCGGCCGACGGGATCAGCGCGGTGACGGCTGCGACGGGCTGTCCCGCCACCACCATCACCACACTGAATGCGAAGATCGCTAAGAGCGCCACCACGGTGACGATCATCCGGTTGTTCTTCATCGCGCCGTCCTCTGGCTGCTTGCGCCTTGTTGGTGTCTGTCCGGGATCCGGCTCCTGGCGTTTTCGACGCCCCCCTTCAAGAGCCGAAGCAAGCATGGAGTGAACAGAGATGGACAGGTGCGAAAAAAGCAGAACGGGGAACAATCACAACCGCGTGCCCGCCTCTGTACGGGCGCGGTCCAGCGGCAGGCGCGCCACCAAGCGGGCGCCGGCCGGGGCGTCCTCGACCGTGAGGGAGCCGCCCAGGCGGGTGGCGATGTCACGGGCTATGGCCAGGCCCAGGCCCGTACCGCCCTCGTCGCGGCTGCGGGCGTCGTCGAGGCGGGTGAACCGCTCGAAGACCCGCTCCCGGTCCGCGGTCGGGATGCCCGGCCCGTCGTCGCGGACCTCCAGTACGGCGGTGCACCGGGCCCCGTCGACGCGCAGGACGAGCCGGACCCGCCGCTCGGCGTGGCGCTGGGCGTTGTCCAGCAGGTTGGTCACGAGCCGGGACAGCCACAGCGTGCTGCCGCGCACGACGGCCTCGGGAACGATCTCCATGTCGACGGGGATCCGGTCCTGCCGGCGCGATCCGGCGGCCTCGCGGGCGACGTCGGCCAGGTCCACCGCGGCGGCTGGCGGCGGCTCCCCGGTGTCCAGGCGGGCCAGCAGGAGCAGATCGGCGGCGAGGTCCTGCAGCCGTACGGTGTCCTCCAGGGCCCCACTGACCAACTCGCCCCACAGCGCCGGATCGGGATGGGCCTGCGCGACCTCCAACTGGGTGCGCAGCACCGTGATCGGGCTGCGGAGCTCGTGCGAGGCGTCGGCTATGAACTGCCGCTGGCGGATCCCGGCGGCTTCGAGCCGGTCCAGGGTGGTGTTCATGGTGACGGCGAGCCGGGCGATCTCGTCCTGACTGCGCGGCACCGGCACCCGGCGGTGCAGATCGCGGTCGCTGATCGCGGCGACCTCGGCGCGGATCGCCTCGACGGGCCGCAGCGCCCAGCCGGTCACCCGCCACGTGACCAGGGCCACCGTGAGCACGAGGAGCGGCACCACGACGACGAGCGCACCGGTGATGACGTCGTCGGCGGTGTCGGCCTCCCGCAGGGAGGTCCCCGCGTAGACGGTGACCAGTCCCTCCGAGGTGACGGTGGTGACCTGCACGACGCGGTGGCGGCGGTCGCCGCGCGCGGGGCCGTCCTTCCAGGTGCCGCGGACCGTGCCGGGTTTGCCCGGGCGGGCCGGGGAGAGGGCCGGGCGGCCGGCGAGGTTGGGGCTCGCCGCGAGGACCCGACCCTGCTCGTCGACGACCTGGACGAAGTCGGTGCCGCGCCCGGGGGTCAGTACGGTGTCGACCCGGCCCGCGGCGACCAGCCCGGCGGTGGACAGCGCCTGCCGCTCGGCGTCGGCCTGGGCGTTGCGCATCAGGTTGCCGTCGAGGACGCCGAGCAGGGCGAAGGAGGCGGCTCCGAGGGCCAGGGCCACCACCGTGGAGGCGCCGAGCGTGGCCCGGGCGCGGACGGACCGGGGGCGCAGGCGCCGCGCGAGGCCGCGGATCCGGCCGGGAACGCGCAGGGCGGCGCGGACGGGGGACCGGGCGGCGGTGCCGTTCTGCGGTTCAGCCACCGTCGGCCGCCAGCCGGTAGCCCGCGCCGCGGACGGTCTCCACCGCGGCCCGGCCGAACGGTGCGTCGATCTTCCGGCGCAGGGCGCTGACATGGACCTCGACGACGTTGAGGTCGCCCTCGTAGGCCGCGTCCCAGACGTTCTCCAGTATCTCCCGTTTCGGTACGACCTCCCCGGCCCGCCGGGCCAGGTGGACGAGGACCGCGAACTCGCGCGAGGTCAGCCGGGCCTCGATCCCGGCGCGCGTGCACCGCTGACCTGCCGGGTCGATCACCAGATCCCCGAACTCCATGATCTGCGGTCTGCGCCGGCCGGTGCGCCGGATGAGGGCGCGCAGCCGGGCGACCAGGACCACGTAGGAGAAGGGCTTGGAGAGGAAGTCGTCCGCGCCGGTGTCGAGGGCTTCCGCCTCGTCGTACTCGCCGTCCTTGGCGGTGAGCATCAAGATCCCCGACTCGCAGCCGCTCGCACGCAGCCGGCTGCAGACCCGGTAGCCGTTGAGGCCCGGCAGCATGATGTCGAGCACGATGGCGTCGTAGTCGTGCTCGGTGGCCAGCCACAGGCCCTGCGGGCCGTCGTGGGCGACGTCCACGGAGAAGCCCTCGGCCTGCAGACCCCGCTGGAGGGCAGCGGCGAGCCGCCTTTCGTCCTCGACCACCAGTACGCGCATGGGGACAAGGTTCTCAGGTCGCTCGGGCGGCTTGCTGAAGAGGTCTTCAGCCTGCTTCAGCAGAGCTTCAGCATCGGGCGCGCATGATCTGCCGAGCCGGGCGGAGTGCCCGGCGAACGCGAGGAGCATGTCGATGACTCAGTCCAGTCCCCAGCCCGCCGAGCCGTCCGCGGGCCCGGGCGAGGCCAAGGCCGACGCGACCGGTACGGCGGGGCGCCGCGGCCGGCTGGTCCGGCTGGCCCGTGGGGGGCGTACGCGATGGGTGGCCCTCGGCGCGGTCGTCGTGATCGGCGGCGGGGCTGCGGCGGTGGCGGTGGCCGAGCACGGCCACCGGGAGCACGAGCGGGGCGGCTTCGCCGTCAAGGTCCGCGACCACGGCCGCGGAGGGATGCCGGGCGACGGCCTGATGGGCCCGAAGCTGCGCAAGGGCGGCGGGCCCGACGCCGGCGGCGACCGCGGGCCCGGGAGCGGCCTGCCCGGGCGGGGGCCGGGAGGCCGCGGTCAGGGCGGCGGAGCGGCCAAGGGCGCCCCGGTGCCCCCGCCCGCGCTGCCGGCGGCCCAGGCCGTGGAGAAGGCGACGGCCGCCGTGGAGGGCGGCAAGCTCGAATCGCTGCGGACCGTGGCCCAGCAGGGCGGCGGCAGCAGCTGGCTGGCCGTGATCCTCGGTCCCGACGGTGTACGGCACGCCGTGACCCTTGCCGGCGCCGACGGCACGGTCACCGGCAACAACGTTGCAGGGAAGGGACCGGTCGGTCCCCGCTGACCGCGTACCCGCTCCGCTCCGCCGCCGTCGCGGCGGGGCGGGGCAGTGCAGTGCGGTGCGGCTGGCCGCCCTCGACCGGTCAGTCGCAGGGGCGGACCGAGTCCAGTACGGCGAGGTCTTCGGCGGAGAGCTGCAGGGAGCCCGCAGCGACGTTTGCGGTGAGGTGGTCCGGATTCCCGGTTCCGGGGATGGCCAGGACGTGCGGTCCGAGGTGCAGGGTCCAGGCCAGCCGGATCTCGGCGGCGCCCACCCCGTGGGCGCGGGCCACGGCGAGCACCTCCTCGTGTTCGGCGCCGCCCGCGCCCGCTTCGCGTCCCGTCCCGGCGATCGAGTAGAACGGCACGAAGGCCACGCCCTGCTCGCCGCAGGTGTGCAGGAACGCCTCCTGCTCGGGCCCGATGCCGAGACCGAACCGGTTCTGTACGCAGACCACCGGCGCGATGGCCCGGGCTTCGGCGAGCTGGTGGGGCCGCACGTTGGACAGGCCGAGGTGGCGGATCAGCCCGGCCCCGCGCAGGTCGGCCAGGGCGCCGAAGCGCTCGGCGATCGAATCATTCCCGACGATGCGCAGGTTGACCACGTCGAGGTGGTCGCGGCCCAGCTGGCGCAGGTTCTCCTCTACCTGGCCGCGCAGCTGCTCGGGGGTGGCGTGGGGCAGGAACTCGCCCGACAGGGACCGGCCGGGGCCGACCTTGGTGGTGATGACGAGGTCGTCCGGGTACGGGGCCAGAGCGGTGTTGATCAGCTCGTTGGCGGAGCGCAGCGGAGAGAAGTAGAACGCGGCGGTGTCGATGTGGTTCACGCCGAGCTCAACGGCGCGGCGCAGGACGCCGATCGCCCGGGCTCGGTCGCTGGGGGCGGCGTCGCGGGTGAACGCCGGGCCGTCCTGGGTCAGGCGCATCGCGCCGAAACCGAGGCGGTTCACTTGCAGGTCGCCGAGCTTCCACGTGCCGGAAGCGGTAGCGTTGACGGTCTGGGAGGTCATGCCGCGAATCATCTCCGCACGGTAGGGTCAGGGCCAATGATTCAGGTATGAGTGAATCCGAGGGGTGGTCCTCCTGGGGGAGTTGGCGTTCTCGGCCGGCGATCTGGCAGAGATGCGGTTCGCCGTCTCGCCGTCGTGGGAGGTGGTGACCAGCTTCCGGCGGCTGCTGACCGACGGTGCGACATCTGCCGTGTACCGGCCCTGGGCGGAACAGGTGCGGCCCCGACTGGCGGCCGCCGGGCTGGACCGGGGCTGGCTCGCCGAGCTGATCCCGCCCAAGGGTTACGTGCCCCACTTCCTCAACCCGGCGGCCGCCGGGCCGGCCCCCGCGCTGGCGGCGGAGCTGGCCGCCGTCATGGCCGCCCCCGCCGACACGGTCCGCCGCAACCTCGACCACCTGCGCTACCACCAGGGCCCGCTCGGCCCCCGCGCACGGTCCCTGTACGCGGATCCGCAGGCCCGGTTGCCGCGGCTGGCGCAGGAGGTCGAGGCGTACTGGGAGCTGGCGCTCGCCCCGTACTGGGCGCGGATCCGTGCGGTGCTGGACGCCGACGTCTTCCACCGGGCCCGGCAGGCCGCCGAGCAGGGCGCCGGGCACGTCATCAACGAGCTGCACAGTGCGGTGCGCTGGGACGACAACGCCCTGCGGCTGCTTCGCCGGACCCGGCCGCTGTCCCGGGAGACGGCGGGCCGGGGCCTGCTGCTGGTTCCGTCGGTGTTCCTCGGGCCTGGCCTGCTGACCCGGATGACGCCGCCGGATCCGCCGCAGCTCGCCTACCCGGCGCGCGGCGTCGGCTCGTTGTGGGCGTCCCGGCCGCCGACCGCGAAGGCGGAGGCCGTCGCCGCGGTGCTCGGCCGTTCACGGGCCCTGCTGTTGGCCGAGCTGGAGGCGCCGGCCTCCACTACCGAGCTGGCCGGTCGTACGGGGCTCTCGGCGGCCGGGGTGTCCCAGCACCTGACGGCGTTGCGCGATGCGGGCCTGGTCAGCGCGCACCGGGCGGGCCGCTCGGTGCTGTACGCCCGCACCACCGTCGCCGAGTCCCTCCTCGCCGCGTCCTGACCCGCAGCCTCGACTGCGGGTCGGGTCTGGCCGCAGCTCCGTCAGCTCAACTGCCGTACCGACATCAGCAGATGGCGGTGGTCCTCACGTGCCGCGCCATCGGCGTCGGCATCGGCATCGGCATCGGGTGCGGCACTGAGCAGTGCCCGCTGACCGGGGCCCAGCAGTTCGAAGCGTACGTGCGGGGCGTCGAAGGAGTTGAGGGCTTCCAGCAGGTACCCGGGGTTGAAGGCGGCCGCCAGGTCATCGGCGCCGTCCAGGGTGGCCGTGACCTGCTGCGAGGCGACGTCGTCCCCGTAGCCCGCTTGGAGGATCAGGGTTCCCCGGGCGGAGAAGTCCAGCCGGACCGGGCAGTTCTGCTCCGCGACGACCGCGACGCGGCGGACGGCCTCGGCCAGTGCCTCCCGCTGCGTGACGGCGACCGCCGGGCGCTCCAGGGCGAACAGCTTGCCGTATCGGGGCAGCCGTCCTTCCAACAGCCGCAGGGTCGTGCGCATGCCGTCCCCCTCGAAGGCGATCAAGCCGCCGCCCGGACCGTCCGGGCCACCCGGGCTGCTCAGCCCGATGCGGACGGCCCCGGTCTTCGCCAGCGACTTGGAGATCTCGGCCAGCCTGCGGCCGGGAACCACCACCTCCACCGCTTCGGAGCCCGCCGCCCACGGTTTCCACGGCACCGTACGCACCGCGTACCGGTACCGGTCCGATGCGGCCAAGGTCAGGGCGCCGTCCTCCAGCCGGAGCTGGATCCCGGTGAGCACCGGGAGCGAGTCGTCACGACCCGCGGCGATCGCGACCCGGGCGACGGCGTCGGCGAACTGCGCCGCGTCCACCGTTCCGCACGGGGCGGGCAGCTCGGGGAGCGCCGGGTACTCCTCCCTGGGCAGGATCGACAACCCGAAGCGCGCCCCTCCCCCTTCCAACGTGAAGCGCGTGCCCTCCGACCCGCACTCCACCGGGGCGTCCGGCAACACCCGGCAGATGTCCAGCAGTCGGCGCCCCGTCACGAGCACCTTCCCGACGGAGGGGGTCTGCGCCGGGACCTCGATGCTCGCGGACGCCTCGTAGTCGAAACCCGAGATCCGCAGCCGCCCCCGTCCCGCGTCGAGCATCAGGCCGCCCAGCACGGGCACGGGCGACCGGGCGGGCAGTGACCTGGACGCCCACACCACCGCCTCGACCAGAGCGTTTCGCTCGATCCGGAACTCCATCGCGCATCCCCCATCACATCGCACCAGTAGGTCCGCGCAGGCTAGGGGGCGGCACTGACAACGGGCCGACTAGAAGGGCTTGGTGGGGAGGTACTTGCCGTCGAGGGTGATGACGGCGCGCTCTCCACCGTCGGGGTCCGCGACCTTCCTGACGTCCAGCTTGAAGTTGATCGCGCTGATGATGCCGTCGCCGCACTGCTCGTGGACCAGCGCCTTGAGGGTGGTGCCGTACACCTGGAGCATCTCGTAGAAGCGGTAGACGGTCGGGTCGGTCGGGACGCCTCCGGGGATGGAGCCCCGCATCGGGATGGTCTGGAGGAGTCGCTCGGCGTCTGCGTCGAGGCCGAGGAGGTCGGCGACGGCGTGGGCGGAGGCCGCCGGCAGGGGGTGCTGGCCCAGCACCGCGGCGGTGACGAACGCGACGGACAGGCCGGCCGCGTCGGCGATCTGCTGCCAGGTGAGGTCCTTGCGGGACTTGGCGTCGACGGCGGCGTTGGC contains these protein-coding regions:
- a CDS encoding aldo/keto reductase, translated to MTSQTVNATASGTWKLGDLQVNRLGFGAMRLTQDGPAFTRDAAPSDRARAIGVLRRAVELGVNHIDTAAFYFSPLRSANELINTALAPYPDDLVITTKVGPGRSLSGEFLPHATPEQLRGQVEENLRQLGRDHLDVVNLRIVGNDSIAERFGALADLRGAGLIRHLGLSNVRPHQLAEARAIAPVVCVQNRFGLGIGPEQEAFLHTCGEQGVAFVPFYSIAGTGREAGAGGAEHEEVLAVARAHGVGAAEIRLAWTLHLGPHVLAIPGTGNPDHLTANVAAGSLQLSAEDLAVLDSVRPCD
- a CDS encoding sigma-70 family RNA polymerase sigma factor; translated protein: MNLHSAPQDVPQGRSGKAGRRLGPIAEGTGPAHRAWLEPLRDAVHGRGVTLDELQARTGRPKGHISELLRAVGRYPRWVFVRTVLLALDRPGLPYDAMRLRWVLAARDVGKRTSWIKDCLHEGGARHRTATASVPLDFLAFQQMHRPHYTRYASAFLRRPGLSKKAVDDVFTLLLMLWHDALASENPERFAWPMLRQTVLERAPKENGRPSLVEAAFDTVALDLAPDPVRQVEESMALFRAVGGLAPVQRDVVVLLYLCGMEDTRAADELGVSLASVRSTARHAKRNLHAALYPHGTTEEGVSGDLDH
- the cynS gene encoding cyanase; translated protein: MIHAQFDPTARQALANAAVDAKSRKDLTWQQIADAAGLSVAFVTAAVLGQHPLPAASAHAVADLLGLDADAERLLQTIPMRGSIPGGVPTDPTVYRFYEMLQVYGTTLKALVHEQCGDGIISAINFKLDVRKVADPDGGERAVITLDGKYLPTKPF
- a CDS encoding ATP-binding protein translates to MRPRSVRARATLGASTVVALALGAASFALLGVLDGNLMRNAQADAERQALSTAGLVAAGRVDTVLTPGRGTDFVQVVDEQGRVLAASPNLAGRPALSPARPGKPGTVRGTWKDGPARGDRRHRVVQVTTVTSEGLVTVYAGTSLREADTADDVITGALVVVVPLLVLTVALVTWRVTGWALRPVEAIRAEVAAISDRDLHRRVPVPRSQDEIARLAVTMNTTLDRLEAAGIRQRQFIADASHELRSPITVLRTQLEVAQAHPDPALWGELVSGALEDTVRLQDLAADLLLLARLDTGEPPPAAAVDLADVAREAAGSRRQDRIPVDMEIVPEAVVRGSTLWLSRLVTNLLDNAQRHAERRVRLVLRVDGARCTAVLEVRDDGPGIPTADRERVFERFTRLDDARSRDEGGTGLGLAIARDIATRLGGSLTVEDAPAGARLVARLPLDRARTEAGTRL
- a CDS encoding GntR family transcriptional regulator; protein product: MIEFQVDRHSGVATYLQLVNQVKQALRLGVLEPGDRLPTARAVVEATAINPNTVLKAYRELEREGLVEPRPGQGTFVTRSLSRPEAAADSPLRGDLVAWMTRAHDAGLGREDVLALVEAALVEAAQARTGSAQAGTERPSREDTT
- a CDS encoding response regulator transcription factor yields the protein MRVLVVEDERRLAAALQRGLQAEGFSVDVAHDGPQGLWLATEHDYDAIVLDIMLPGLNGYRVCSRLRASGCESGILMLTAKDGEYDEAEALDTGADDFLSKPFSYVVLVARLRALIRRTGRRRPQIMEFGDLVIDPAGQRCTRAGIEARLTSREFAVLVHLARRAGEVVPKREILENVWDAAYEGDLNVVEVHVSALRRKIDAPFGRAAVETVRGAGYRLAADGG
- a CDS encoding DUF5937 family protein; protein product: MRFAVSPSWEVVTSFRRLLTDGATSAVYRPWAEQVRPRLAAAGLDRGWLAELIPPKGYVPHFLNPAAAGPAPALAAELAAVMAAPADTVRRNLDHLRYHQGPLGPRARSLYADPQARLPRLAQEVEAYWELALAPYWARIRAVLDADVFHRARQAAEQGAGHVINELHSAVRWDDNALRLLRRTRPLSRETAGRGLLLVPSVFLGPGLLTRMTPPDPPQLAYPARGVGSLWASRPPTAKAEAVAAVLGRSRALLLAELEAPASTTELAGRTGLSAAGVSQHLTALRDAGLVSAHRAGRSVLYARTTVAESLLAAS
- the dnaN gene encoding DNA polymerase III subunit beta, with protein sequence MEFRIERNALVEAVVWASRSLPARSPVPVLGGLMLDAGRGRLRISGFDYEASASIEVPAQTPSVGKVLVTGRRLLDICRVLPDAPVECGSEGTRFTLEGGGARFGLSILPREEYPALPELPAPCGTVDAAQFADAVARVAIAAGRDDSLPVLTGIQLRLEDGALTLAASDRYRYAVRTVPWKPWAAGSEAVEVVVPGRRLAEISKSLAKTGAVRIGLSSPGGPDGPGGGLIAFEGDGMRTTLRLLEGRLPRYGKLFALERPAVAVTQREALAEAVRRVAVVAEQNCPVRLDFSARGTLILQAGYGDDVASQQVTATLDGADDLAAAFNPGYLLEALNSFDAPHVRFELLGPGQRALLSAAPDADADADADGAAREDHRHLLMSVRQLS